A window from Thioclava sp. GXIMD2076 encodes these proteins:
- a CDS encoding aldehyde dehydrogenase (NADP(+)) codes for MDGQAVFKPHGRHLIAGEWVATENTFTSEPAHGPAHEFSTGTVELVDQACKAAEEAFWTYAYLTREERATFLDTIADEINARGDAVTEIGTQETGLPAGRLEGERGRTTGQLKMFAEHIRKGDYLDIRHDKALPDRQPLPRPDLRLIQRPIGPVAVFGASNFPLAFSTAGGDTAAALAAGCPVVVKGHSAHPGTGEIIAEAILAAVEKCGLPKGVFSLIQGGNRQVGSALVQHPDIKAVGFTGSLGGGRALFDLCAQRPEPIPFFGELGSVNPMFVLPEAAKARGEAIGTGWAGSLTMGAGQFCTNPGIAVVEKGADGDAFVAAAVKALKEVGPQIMLTEGIAKAYRDGQSRFEGRNAVRPLVENENAGREAKPLLFETDAETYLQDHALGEEVFGPLGLVVRVDSAEEMLGLARGFEGQLTATMQLDAGDATLGRRLLPILERKAGRVMANGFPTGVEVCDAMVHGGPYPASTNFGATSVGTMSIRRFLRPVCFQNIPEGVLPEDLDL; via the coding sequence ATGGACGGACAAGCAGTCTTCAAACCCCATGGCCGCCACCTGATCGCGGGCGAGTGGGTCGCCACCGAAAACACTTTCACTTCCGAGCCGGCCCACGGCCCTGCGCATGAGTTCAGCACCGGCACCGTCGAGCTGGTCGATCAGGCCTGCAAAGCCGCCGAAGAGGCGTTCTGGACCTATGCCTATCTGACCCGCGAGGAGCGCGCCACGTTCCTCGACACCATCGCCGACGAGATCAATGCACGCGGTGATGCGGTTACCGAGATCGGCACGCAGGAAACCGGGCTGCCCGCAGGCCGCCTCGAGGGCGAGCGGGGCCGGACCACTGGCCAGCTGAAGATGTTTGCCGAGCATATCCGCAAGGGCGACTATCTCGATATCCGCCACGATAAGGCCCTGCCCGACCGCCAGCCGCTGCCGCGCCCCGATCTGCGCCTGATCCAGCGTCCGATCGGTCCGGTGGCCGTCTTCGGCGCCTCGAACTTCCCGCTGGCATTCTCGACCGCAGGTGGGGACACTGCCGCGGCACTGGCCGCAGGCTGCCCCGTCGTGGTCAAGGGCCACTCGGCGCATCCGGGCACCGGCGAGATCATCGCAGAGGCGATCCTAGCCGCCGTCGAGAAATGTGGCCTGCCCAAGGGCGTCTTCAGCCTGATCCAGGGCGGCAACCGTCAGGTGGGCTCGGCGCTGGTGCAGCATCCCGACATCAAGGCCGTGGGCTTCACCGGCTCGCTTGGTGGGGGCCGTGCGCTCTTTGACCTCTGCGCCCAACGTCCCGAGCCGATCCCCTTCTTCGGCGAGCTGGGCTCGGTCAACCCGATGTTCGTCCTGCCCGAGGCCGCAAAAGCCCGTGGCGAGGCGATCGGCACCGGCTGGGCGGGCTCGCTCACCATGGGCGCGGGCCAGTTCTGCACCAATCCCGGTATTGCCGTGGTGGAAAAGGGCGCTGATGGCGATGCGTTTGTCGCCGCTGCCGTCAAGGCGCTGAAGGAAGTCGGCCCGCAGATCATGCTGACCGAAGGCATCGCCAAAGCCTATCGCGATGGCCAGTCGCGCTTCGAGGGCCGCAATGCCGTGCGTCCGCTGGTCGAGAACGAGAATGCGGGCCGCGAAGCCAAGCCCCTTCTCTTCGAGACCGATGCCGAGACCTATCTGCAGGATCACGCGCTTGGCGAAGAGGTCTTCGGGCCGCTGGGTCTGGTGGTGCGCGTGGATAGCGCCGAGGAGATGCTGGGCCTTGCCCGCGGCTTCGAGGGGCAACTGACCGCGACCATGCAGCTTGATGCGGGCGATGCCACCCTCGGCCGCCGTCTGCTGCCGATCCTCGAGCGCAAGGCGGGCCGTGTCATGGCGAACGGCTTCCCGACCGGCGTCGAGGTCTGCGATGCGATGGTCCATGGCGGCCCCTATCCGGCCTCGACCAATTTCGGCGCAACCTCGGTGGGCACGATGTCGATCCGCCGCTTCCTGCGCCCTGTCTGCTTCCAGAACATCCCCGAGGGCGTCCTGCCCGAAGATCTGGACCTCTGA
- a CDS encoding Lrp/AsnC family transcriptional regulator, translating to MNRKPADLDQASLRILDALQQDSELSNAELAERAHLSASPCWRRVAEMREKGVIRGSVALVDPVSLGLMVNVFVHVTLEKQEKKTLKTFTDAIRDRPEIMECYLMTGSEDFMLRVVVEDLFRYQDLVMNFLTQIPGVANIRSSFALDQVKYTTALPTSHLRD from the coding sequence TTGAACCGGAAACCCGCCGATCTGGACCAGGCCAGCCTGCGCATTCTAGATGCGCTGCAGCAAGATAGCGAACTCAGCAATGCCGAGCTGGCCGAGCGCGCCCATCTATCGGCCTCGCCCTGCTGGCGGCGGGTGGCGGAGATGCGCGAGAAAGGCGTGATCCGTGGCTCGGTGGCGCTGGTCGATCCGGTCAGCCTCGGGCTGATGGTCAATGTCTTCGTGCATGTGACGCTGGAGAAGCAGGAGAAGAAGACGCTGAAGACCTTCACCGATGCGATCCGCGACCGGCCCGAGATCATGGAGTGCTACCTGATGACCGGTTCGGAGGATTTCATGCTGCGGGTCGTGGTGGAGGATCTCTTCCGCTATCAGGATCTGGTGATGAATTTCCTCACCCAGATCCCCGGTGTCGCGAATATCCGGTCGAGCTTCGCGCTCGACCAGGTGAAATATACCACGGCCCTGCCAACCAGCCACCTCAGGGATTAA
- a CDS encoding dihydrodipicolinate synthase family protein, which translates to MKHDLDKALGGISGILVTPYDDKGDIAPAKLEPILDRALEAGVHMPVVNGNTGEFYALTTDEACTMVAEVSQLIGDRAPLLAGVGRGIKDACRLAEASAKAGASALMVHQPPDPFVSPRGTVDYVRQVSEASGGLPLMLYLRNDAIGTDGIKALCDLPGVKGVKWATPNPMKMAAAIEACDPSITWVCGLAEVWAPPLYALGARGFTSGLINIWPERSMAIHAALEAGDYPKANALINEMKPFEDIRAEELNGTNVTGVKAALQALGRDCGPTRAPSAWPLTETQQAKMRGFLNANGLL; encoded by the coding sequence ATGAAACACGATCTGGACAAAGCTCTGGGCGGGATCTCGGGGATTCTCGTGACCCCCTACGATGACAAGGGCGACATCGCGCCCGCCAAACTTGAACCGATACTCGATCGGGCGCTGGAGGCAGGTGTGCACATGCCGGTCGTCAACGGCAATACCGGCGAGTTCTACGCGCTGACCACCGACGAGGCCTGCACCATGGTGGCCGAGGTATCCCAGCTGATCGGCGACCGCGCACCGCTTCTGGCGGGCGTGGGGCGCGGGATCAAGGATGCCTGCCGTCTGGCCGAAGCCTCCGCCAAGGCAGGCGCCTCGGCGCTGATGGTGCACCAGCCGCCAGACCCGTTCGTCTCGCCACGCGGCACGGTGGACTATGTGCGTCAGGTCTCGGAGGCCTCGGGCGGGCTTCCCCTGATGCTCTATCTGCGCAATGATGCGATCGGCACCGATGGCATCAAGGCGCTGTGCGACCTGCCGGGCGTGAAGGGTGTGAAATGGGCCACGCCCAACCCGATGAAGATGGCCGCGGCCATCGAGGCCTGCGATCCGTCGATCACATGGGTCTGCGGTTTGGCCGAAGTCTGGGCACCGCCGCTCTATGCGCTCGGGGCCCGCGGCTTCACCTCCGGGCTCATCAATATCTGGCCCGAGCGCTCGATGGCGATCCATGCCGCTTTGGAGGCAGGCGATTACCCCAAGGCCAATGCGCTGATCAACGAGATGAAGCCCTTCGAGGACATCCGTGCCGAAGAACTGAACGGGACCAATGTCACGGGCGTGAAGGCGGCGCTGCAGGCTCTGGGGCGCGATTGCGGCCCGACCCGCGCGCCCTCCGCATGGCCCCTGACCGAGACACAACAGGCCAAGATGCGTGGCTTCCTCAACGCCAACGGCCTTCTTTAA
- a CDS encoding pyridoxamine 5'-phosphate oxidase family protein: MSETLPVTDRTRLRRSHTRGHFDRETVNAILDAQPMCSVGYVIDGKPFVTPTLQWREGNHIYWHGSAASRALKNSRDMEVCLNVAILDGFVMARSGMHHSVNSRSVTLYGRAFKVEDDTEKHRKLGNFVNSLFPGRYDILRPDHAQDLKATMVLGMEITEASAKIRTGAPVDEEADYDLPIWAGVIPVHIQVGEPIPDPRNREGVEMPDHVRDFTL, translated from the coding sequence ATGTCAGAGACCCTCCCCGTCACCGACCGCACCCGCCTGCGGCGCAGCCATACCCGCGGGCATTTCGACCGCGAGACGGTCAATGCCATCCTCGATGCGCAGCCGATGTGTTCGGTGGGCTATGTGATCGACGGCAAGCCGTTTGTGACGCCCACGCTCCAATGGCGCGAGGGCAACCATATCTATTGGCACGGCTCTGCGGCTTCGCGGGCGCTGAAAAATTCGCGCGATATGGAGGTCTGTCTCAATGTGGCCATTCTGGACGGGTTCGTAATGGCGCGCTCGGGCATGCACCATTCGGTCAACTCGCGCTCGGTCACGCTTTATGGCCGCGCCTTCAAGGTCGAGGATGATACCGAGAAACACCGCAAGCTGGGCAATTTCGTCAACAGCCTCTTCCCCGGACGCTATGACATCCTGCGCCCCGACCATGCGCAGGATCTGAAAGCCACCATGGTTCTGGGGATGGAGATTACCGAGGCCAGCGCCAAGATCCGCACCGGCGCTCCGGTCGACGAGGAGGCCGATTACGATCTGCCGATCTGGGCGGGTGTCATTCCGGTCCATATCCAGGTGGGGGAGCCGATCCCTGACCCGCGCAACCGCGAGGGGGTGGAAATGCCCGACCATGTCCGCGATTTTACCCTGTAA
- a CDS encoding ribonuclease activity regulator RraA, protein MKEETREKLMGVSVATLATALFKRGLRNQVIQGVHPVGWKGKNMVGPAFTLRYMPAREDRNPITCFRNADHPQRVAIESCPPGSVLVMDSRKQAAAASAGDILITRLMMRGGVGVVTDGGFRDAATIADLEIAAYHTRPSSPTNLTNNEAIGINEPIGCGDAPVFPGDIIVGDADCVIVIPADIADEIADEAVEMTAYEDFVVERVKEGETIIGLYPCTKDQHQADFKVWREKNGR, encoded by the coding sequence ATGAAAGAAGAAACCCGTGAGAAACTGATGGGCGTCTCGGTGGCCACCCTTGCCACGGCGCTTTTCAAGCGCGGCCTGCGCAATCAGGTCATCCAGGGCGTGCATCCGGTCGGCTGGAAGGGCAAGAACATGGTGGGGCCCGCCTTCACCCTGCGCTACATGCCCGCGCGCGAGGACCGCAACCCGATCACCTGCTTCCGCAACGCCGATCACCCGCAGCGCGTCGCCATCGAAAGCTGCCCTCCCGGATCGGTTCTGGTGATGGATAGCCGCAAGCAGGCCGCTGCAGCCTCGGCCGGTGACATCCTGATCACCCGCCTGATGATGCGCGGTGGCGTCGGCGTAGTCACCGATGGCGGCTTCCGTGACGCGGCCACGATCGCGGATCTCGAGATCGCGGCCTATCACACCCGCCCCTCGAGCCCGACCAACCTCACCAATAACGAGGCAATCGGCATCAACGAGCCGATCGGCTGCGGCGATGCGCCGGTCTTCCCGGGCGACATCATCGTGGGTGATGCGGATTGCGTCATCGTGATCCCCGCAGATATCGCCGACGAGATTGCCGATGAGGCCGTCGAGATGACCGCCTATGAGGATTTCGTGGTCGAGCGTGTGAAAGAGGGCGAGACGATCATCGGTCTCTATCCCTGCACCAAGGATCAGCATCAGGCCGATTTCAAGGTCTGGCGCGAGAAGAACGGTCGCTAA
- a CDS encoding tripartite tricarboxylate transporter TctB family protein, whose amino-acid sequence MGDLTHVKINFETSHLIFPTLIGIILGLLGLAIVIRDHKAILASGTYWRRIACSMDKFRFLGTIVLTVIYFSTMVPVGNLWPNTGLGFLLCSIPYVALTGLLFMHDRSLRPMIPVLIVAVLAPTIVWWLFTNLFFLTLP is encoded by the coding sequence ATGGGCGACCTGACACATGTCAAAATCAACTTCGAAACATCGCATCTGATCTTTCCGACGCTCATCGGGATCATTCTCGGCCTTCTGGGGCTGGCGATCGTGATCCGTGATCACAAGGCCATTCTGGCGTCGGGAACCTACTGGCGCCGGATCGCCTGCTCGATGGACAAGTTCCGCTTTTTGGGCACGATTGTCCTGACGGTGATCTATTTCTCGACCATGGTTCCGGTGGGAAATCTGTGGCCGAATACGGGGCTTGGCTTCCTGCTCTGTTCGATCCCCTATGTCGCGCTTACCGGTCTGTTGTTCATGCATGACCGTTCGCTGCGCCCCATGATCCCCGTGCTGATCGTGGCCGTGCTGGCCCCGACCATCGTCTGGTGGCTTTTCACCAATCTCTTCTTCCTGACGCTGCCCTGA
- a CDS encoding SMP-30/gluconolactonase/LRE family protein produces MTHPTRRTALTGGLSLAATLMTSRAFAGDWSPSLRYPDPAVEILDPEFSKYRIFNSSVERLATGFGWMEGPVWVADGRYLLVSDIPNNRLIRWDEVTGQASTFRQPSGWSNGNARDLEGRLITCEGGMRRVTRTEHDGTITVLADSYEGKKLNSPNDLAVSADGSVWFTDPPFQISNYYEGEKAEQEQPHHGVYRIAPDGSLSLALSDLQGPNGITFAPGGTVVYIVEGRAKPDRLVWAYDLQDGTLANKRLHITAPTAGALDGIACDEDGNLWCGWGSTGGEGGNSEAQDGVMVFNPSGKPIGHIHLPERCANLCFGGTYGNRLFMASSHSIYAVYVNTRSAQPL; encoded by the coding sequence ATGACCCACCCTACCCGTAGAACGGCCCTGACCGGAGGCCTGAGCCTTGCGGCAACGCTGATGACAAGCCGCGCATTTGCCGGCGACTGGAGCCCGTCGCTGCGTTATCCGGATCCGGCAGTCGAGATCCTCGACCCCGAATTTTCCAAATACCGTATTTTCAATTCGTCCGTCGAACGTCTGGCGACCGGCTTCGGCTGGATGGAAGGCCCCGTCTGGGTGGCTGACGGGCGCTATCTTCTGGTCAGCGATATTCCCAATAACCGACTGATCCGCTGGGACGAGGTCACCGGGCAGGCCTCGACATTCCGTCAGCCTTCCGGCTGGTCGAATGGCAATGCGCGCGATCTCGAAGGACGGCTGATCACCTGCGAAGGCGGTATGCGTCGCGTGACCCGCACCGAGCATGACGGCACGATCACAGTTCTGGCAGACAGTTACGAGGGCAAGAAACTCAATTCGCCCAATGATCTGGCCGTGAGCGCCGATGGCAGTGTCTGGTTTACCGACCCGCCGTTCCAGATCTCGAATTACTACGAGGGCGAGAAGGCCGAGCAGGAACAACCCCATCACGGCGTCTACCGGATTGCGCCCGACGGCTCCCTCAGCCTCGCACTCTCCGATCTGCAGGGCCCCAACGGCATCACCTTCGCGCCGGGAGGCACGGTTGTCTATATCGTCGAGGGCCGTGCCAAGCCGGATCGTCTTGTCTGGGCCTATGACCTTCAGGACGGAACGCTTGCAAACAAGCGGCTCCATATCACCGCACCCACCGCAGGGGCGCTGGATGGCATCGCCTGTGACGAGGATGGAAACCTGTGGTGCGGCTGGGGCAGCACCGGAGGCGAGGGTGGCAATTCGGAAGCACAGGACGGGGTGATGGTCTTCAACCCCTCAGGCAAGCCCATCGGCCATATCCACCTGCCCGAACGCTGCGCCAATCTCTGTTTCGGCGGCACATACGGCAACCGCCTGTTCATGGCCTCGAGCCATTCGATCTACGCCGTCTACGTGAATACACGGTCGGCCCAACCGCTTTAA
- a CDS encoding PLP-dependent aminotransferase family protein has protein sequence MTNSDNSHQSNLQRDLFGLSLDAAARDTLQSQLMDGLRRKVLGSAQYCGLRLPASRVLAAELSVSRMTVQMVYDQLVAEGYLVTRRGAGTFVAQDLPHLARVEVPAPPQPPAPRAWPPFQTSLPDLSLMPHTQWARHLDQSWRNPEPALLARPDPFGWFPLRAAIADHLGAWRQLACRPEQVVITSGAREAFEIIFRGLLPEETCAAIEDPGWPRMRHALIAAGSRPLPCRIDAEGFDSRLIPPQARAVIVTPSRHYPTGRSLGLPRRMALLDWAQRSGGLVIEDDYDSEFRYRGQPLPTLAGLDGKRVVYLGSFSKLLNAQMRLGYMVLPEARVPEARAHLGRLGAQASLTPQPALARLMQSGEFGAHLRRMRRVYARRQAHLLAALAPVADLVELALDMGGMHLCVPLKPALAKVVTDRAICAEATGQGLAIGALSTHCQLPDPLSGLLLGYAGFDEDTLSEAAIRLGHILRAASLNGL, from the coding sequence ATGACCAATTCAGACAATTCACACCAGTCCAATTTGCAGCGCGACCTGTTCGGGCTGAGCCTTGATGCCGCCGCCCGCGACACGCTTCAGAGCCAGCTTATGGACGGGCTGCGGCGCAAGGTGTTGGGCTCTGCGCAATATTGCGGGCTCAGGCTGCCTGCCAGCCGTGTGCTGGCGGCCGAGCTGTCGGTCTCGCGGATGACGGTGCAGATGGTCTATGACCAGCTGGTGGCCGAAGGCTATCTGGTGACACGGCGCGGTGCGGGAACCTTTGTGGCGCAGGATCTGCCGCATCTGGCGCGCGTCGAGGTGCCCGCGCCGCCACAGCCTCCCGCACCCCGTGCATGGCCTCCTTTCCAGACCTCGCTCCCCGATCTGTCGCTGATGCCCCATACGCAATGGGCGCGCCATCTGGACCAATCCTGGCGCAACCCCGAGCCCGCCCTTCTGGCGCGGCCCGATCCGTTCGGCTGGTTTCCCCTGCGCGCGGCGATTGCCGATCATCTGGGCGCATGGCGCCAGCTCGCCTGCCGCCCCGAACAGGTGGTGATCACCTCGGGCGCGCGCGAGGCTTTCGAGATCATCTTCCGCGGGCTCCTGCCCGAGGAAACCTGCGCCGCCATAGAAGACCCCGGTTGGCCGCGGATGCGCCATGCGCTCATCGCCGCCGGCAGCCGCCCCCTGCCCTGCCGCATTGATGCCGAGGGCTTCGACAGCCGCCTGATCCCGCCGCAGGCCCGCGCGGTCATCGTGACCCCCTCGCGCCATTACCCGACGGGGCGCAGCCTCGGCCTGCCGCGCAGGATGGCCCTTCTGGACTGGGCTCAGCGCAGTGGCGGGCTGGTCATCGAGGATGATTACGACAGCGAGTTCCGCTATCGGGGCCAGCCCCTGCCCACGCTGGCGGGGCTGGATGGCAAAAGGGTGGTCTATCTGGGTAGCTTCTCGAAACTCCTCAACGCGCAGATGCGGCTGGGCTATATGGTCCTGCCGGAGGCGCGGGTGCCCGAGGCCCGCGCCCATCTGGGCCGTCTTGGCGCACAGGCCTCGCTCACGCCGCAACCCGCGCTGGCACGGCTGATGCAATCGGGCGAGTTCGGTGCCCATCTGCGGCGGATGCGCAGGGTCTATGCCCGTAGGCAGGCGCATCTTCTGGCCGCGCTGGCTCCGGTGGCCGATCTTGTGGAACTGGCCCTCGATATGGGTGGAATGCATCTATGTGTGCCCCTGAAACCGGCATTGGCCAAGGTCGTAACCGACCGCGCGATCTGCGCCGAGGCCACCGGCCAAGGCCTGGCAATCGGCGCGCTGTCCACGCATTGCCAGCTGCCTGATCCTCTTTCAGGATTGCTTCTGGGCTATGCCGGCTTCGATGAGGACACCCTGTCGGAGGCCGCAATCCGTCTGGGCCATATCCTTCGGGCAGCCTCTCTCAACGGCTTGTGA
- a CDS encoding alpha/beta hydrolase encodes MDLHGYTRGAEVIKVAGDSPRIEMTSGIHYAQIKHARGFRQLRMSVIREAEARNRPAILYFPGGGFTSADHDKYLQMRMALAQAGFVVAAAEYRTVPDVFPAQAEDAKAAIRFLRAHAETFGIDPSRIGVMGDSAGGYMAQLAATVTGAEYERGDYLDQPSDVQAAVTLYGISDLSDIGAGLPPEAAASHASPAVTEALIVNGPAFGPSLGATVHDTPEKTRAASPIGHVGPHSPPFLILHGSADRLVSPEQSAKLYRALGSHGVAAHYLLVEGAGHGDSPWYQPDIIARVTRFFCETLRRGD; translated from the coding sequence ATGGATCTGCACGGATATACCCGAGGCGCGGAAGTGATCAAGGTCGCAGGCGATAGCCCGAGGATCGAAATGACTTCGGGCATACACTATGCGCAGATCAAACATGCCAGAGGCTTCCGCCAGTTGCGGATGTCGGTCATCCGCGAGGCTGAGGCCCGAAACCGCCCCGCCATTCTCTATTTTCCGGGCGGTGGCTTCACCAGCGCCGATCACGACAAATATTTGCAGATGCGTATGGCGCTGGCGCAGGCTGGCTTCGTGGTGGCAGCGGCAGAATACCGCACTGTGCCCGATGTTTTTCCGGCTCAGGCCGAGGATGCGAAAGCCGCGATCCGCTTCCTGCGCGCCCATGCCGAGACGTTCGGGATCGATCCCTCCCGCATCGGCGTGATGGGCGACAGTGCGGGCGGCTATATGGCGCAGCTGGCCGCGACCGTGACCGGCGCGGAGTATGAACGCGGCGACTATCTCGACCAGCCCTCGGACGTGCAGGCTGCCGTCACGCTTTACGGGATCTCGGACCTGTCGGATATCGGCGCGGGACTGCCGCCAGAGGCGGCCGCAAGCCATGCCTCGCCCGCGGTGACGGAGGCGCTGATCGTCAATGGCCCCGCTTTCGGCCCGTCACTCGGTGCCACCGTGCACGACACCCCCGAAAAGACCCGCGCGGCCAGCCCCATCGGTCATGTCGGCCCCCATTCCCCGCCCTTTCTGATCCTGCATGGAAGCGCCGACCGGCTGGTCTCGCCCGAACAGAGCGCCAAGCTCTACCGTGCGCTCGGATCGCACGGGGTCGCGGCGCACTATCTTCTGGTCGAAGGCGCGGGGCATGGCGACAGCCCCTGGTATCAGCCGGACATCATCGCCCGCGTCACGCGGTTCTTCTGCGAGACATTGCGGCGCGGGGATTAA
- the araD gene encoding L-arabinonate dehydratase has translation MSTRKKSPDDLRSSRWFGPDDLRSFGHRSRMMQLGYSEEEFRGKPIIGILNTWSELNSCHSHFKERVVDVKRGVLQAGGFPVEMPSLSVDESFNKPTSMLYRNLLAIETEEQIRAHPLDGVVLMGGCDKTTPGLVMGAITAGVPMIYLPAGPMLRGNYAGKILGSGSDAWKYWDERRAGNISDQEWLGIQGGIARSAGTCMTMGTASTMTAITDAMGLTLPGASSIPAVDSNHQRMGADCGRRIVDMVWEDLTPDQIITEGSVRNAAIIAMATGCSTNAVVHLIAMARRAGVDLTLDDLDALGRNTPLIANVRPSGKDYLMEDFFYAGGLRALMKQMEDRLDCSAMTVTGKTMGENLEGAQVYNDDVIRPLSNPVYKEGSLAVLRGNLCPDGAVIKPAACDPKYYHHEGPALVFDSYPEMKKAVDDENLEVTPDTVMVLRNAGPLGGPGFPEWGMLPIPKALIKQGHRDMLRISDARMSGTSYGACVLHVAPESYVGGPLALLKTGDIVRMDLENRRLDMLVDEEEIARRRAEWTPPAPRYERGYGYMFSKHVTQADKGCDFDYLQRDFGATAPEPDIF, from the coding sequence ATGTCGACTCGCAAGAAGTCACCGGATGACCTACGTTCGTCGCGCTGGTTCGGGCCGGACGATCTGCGCAGCTTTGGCCACCGTTCGCGGATGATGCAGCTGGGCTACTCGGAGGAGGAGTTTCGCGGCAAGCCCATCATCGGCATTCTGAACACCTGGTCCGAGCTGAATTCCTGCCACTCGCATTTCAAGGAACGCGTGGTGGATGTGAAACGCGGCGTGCTGCAGGCGGGCGGGTTCCCCGTCGAGATGCCCTCGCTCTCGGTGGACGAATCGTTCAACAAACCGACCTCGATGCTCTATCGCAACCTTCTGGCTATCGAGACCGAGGAGCAGATCCGCGCGCATCCGCTTGATGGCGTCGTGCTGATGGGCGGCTGTGATAAAACCACGCCCGGCCTCGTGATGGGCGCCATCACCGCAGGTGTGCCGATGATCTATCTGCCCGCCGGCCCCATGCTGCGCGGCAATTACGCGGGCAAGATCCTGGGCTCCGGTTCGGATGCATGGAAATACTGGGACGAGCGCCGCGCCGGCAATATCTCGGATCAGGAATGGCTCGGCATTCAGGGTGGCATCGCGCGCTCGGCCGGGACCTGCATGACCATGGGCACCGCCTCGACCATGACGGCGATCACCGATGCGATGGGCCTCACCCTGCCCGGCGCCTCTTCCATTCCGGCGGTCGATTCCAATCACCAGCGCATGGGGGCCGATTGTGGGCGCCGCATCGTGGACATGGTCTGGGAAGACCTGACGCCCGACCAGATCATCACCGAAGGGTCCGTGCGCAACGCAGCCATCATCGCAATGGCCACCGGCTGCTCGACCAATGCCGTGGTGCACCTGATCGCGATGGCGCGCCGCGCGGGCGTCGATCTGACGCTCGACGATCTGGATGCGCTGGGGCGGAACACGCCGCTCATCGCCAATGTCCGCCCCTCGGGCAAGGACTATCTGATGGAAGATTTCTTCTATGCCGGCGGTCTGCGCGCCTTGATGAAACAGATGGAGGACCGTCTCGACTGCTCGGCCATGACCGTCACCGGCAAGACGATGGGCGAGAATCTCGAGGGCGCGCAGGTCTATAATGACGATGTGATCCGTCCGCTGTCGAACCCCGTCTACAAAGAAGGCTCGCTGGCCGTCCTGCGCGGCAATCTCTGCCCCGATGGTGCGGTGATCAAGCCCGCGGCCTGCGATCCGAAATATTATCATCATGAAGGTCCGGCGCTGGTCTTCGACAGCTACCCCGAAATGAAGAAAGCCGTCGATGACGAGAACCTCGAGGTGACCCCCGACACGGTCATGGTGCTGCGCAATGCAGGCCCTCTGGGCGGACCGGGCTTCCCCGAATGGGGCATGCTGCCGATCCCCAAGGCGCTGATCAAACAGGGCCACCGCGATATGCTGCGGATCTCGGATGCGCGGATGTCGGGCACCTCCTATGGCGCCTGCGTGCTGCATGTGGCGCCCGAATCCTATGTCGGCGGTCCGTTGGCGCTGCTGAAGACCGGCGATATCGTGCGGATGGATCTGGAGAACCGCCGCCTCGATATGCTGGTGGACGAGGAAGAGATCGCCCGTCGCCGTGCCGAATGGACCCCGCCCGCTCCCCGCTACGAGCGCGGTTATGGCTATATGTTCTCCAAACATGTGACCCAGGCCGATAAGGGCTGCGATTTCGACTATCTGCAACGCGATTTCGGTGCCACCGCGCCCGAGCCGGATATCTTCTGA